A genomic window from Cloacibacillus evryensis DSM 19522 includes:
- a CDS encoding sensor domain-containing diguanylate cyclase, which yields MPEEKRYVVKNIYGILLVPCFIALAAFVSLLVFSAAITRLTEENTFSTLVDSTEQQVMLFNVSIEGQIRMLTTLADNISVEISKVGDLKEIIPRLEMMKYSSNFLNVGVFGRDGRGYLSTGDRVDVSGRDYFQKSMLYQTVVEKVDSGLVAKKPRFIISVPIINGNSVDGVLFGSYDFSRFKSIAKIDVFDVSSYSFIVDEDGRVVIGTDNRNFLLDNEMLSGTKHMDNFLELLRNSRLDRIDTFEGFMKNFKSEHGGIFGYSFRGNRRYAVYQPLGVNGWYLFNVIDAAVVDGQKNRILHLAYMIIGMVVLCSALFIVYIYKLNAKKNCELMMEEERLRQSEELYRIAANLSDAVLVVVDIANDTVRYNKNFEEKFGYKPRFFTSHELDEHFLSQVFEEDREMVRRYMTDIDCGDRQHALDFRAKNPAGEFFWIRVEFAKLFDSYGKLQRVICRLTNIDEEKRSLQQLRTMADSDALTGMLNRKAAVERMESFLDGEGASGIHAFFIIDIDNFKEINDRFGHIEGDRVLTALAGDMLHFFRDSDIVGRLGGDEFIVLLKDVRSPETAAAKASAFCEHAKRIKELHKLESYVSVSIGVSVAMDGAKGFQLLYREADEALYKVKADGKGGCALYEDKNGASA from the coding sequence ATGCCGGAAGAAAAAAGATATGTGGTAAAAAATATTTACGGGATACTTTTAGTGCCGTGTTTCATCGCGCTGGCCGCCTTTGTGAGCCTGCTTGTCTTCAGCGCCGCGATAACGCGGCTGACGGAGGAAAACACCTTCTCTACGCTTGTGGACTCGACCGAGCAGCAGGTCATGCTCTTCAATGTCTCGATAGAGGGGCAGATCCGGATGCTGACGACGCTTGCCGACAACATCAGCGTTGAGATCAGCAAAGTCGGCGACCTGAAAGAGATCATACCGCGCCTGGAAATGATGAAGTATTCCTCCAACTTCCTCAACGTGGGCGTCTTCGGCAGGGACGGCAGGGGCTATCTTTCCACCGGCGACCGCGTCGACGTCAGCGGCAGGGATTATTTTCAAAAGAGCATGCTTTACCAGACAGTCGTCGAAAAGGTGGATTCCGGGCTCGTAGCGAAAAAACCCAGGTTTATCATCTCCGTGCCGATAATAAACGGCAACAGTGTGGACGGCGTCCTCTTCGGCAGTTATGACTTCTCCCGCTTCAAGTCGATCGCGAAGATAGACGTCTTTGACGTCAGCAGCTACAGCTTCATCGTCGACGAAGACGGGCGCGTCGTCATCGGCACGGACAACCGCAACTTTCTTCTCGACAACGAGATGCTCTCCGGCACAAAACACATGGATAATTTTCTGGAGCTGCTGAGGAACAGCAGGCTGGACCGTATAGACACCTTTGAAGGCTTTATGAAAAATTTTAAATCGGAACATGGCGGCATATTCGGGTATTCTTTCCGCGGCAACAGGCGCTATGCCGTCTATCAGCCTTTGGGCGTCAACGGATGGTATCTTTTCAACGTCATTGACGCCGCCGTGGTGGATGGACAGAAAAACCGGATACTGCACCTCGCTTATATGATCATCGGCATGGTCGTCCTCTGTTCCGCGCTTTTTATCGTCTATATCTATAAACTCAACGCAAAGAAAAACTGCGAACTGATGATGGAGGAGGAACGGCTGCGACAGAGCGAGGAGCTTTACCGCATCGCGGCCAACCTCTCCGACGCGGTGCTCGTCGTCGTCGATATCGCCAACGATACGGTAAGGTATAACAAGAATTTTGAAGAAAAATTCGGCTACAAGCCGCGCTTTTTCACCTCTCATGAATTGGATGAGCATTTTCTTTCACAGGTCTTTGAAGAAGACCGCGAGATGGTACGGAGGTATATGACTGACATCGACTGCGGCGATAGGCAGCATGCCCTTGATTTTCGCGCGAAAAACCCCGCGGGAGAGTTTTTCTGGATACGCGTCGAATTTGCAAAGCTCTTTGATTCCTACGGAAAACTCCAGCGCGTTATCTGCCGCCTTACAAATATAGACGAAGAAAAGCGCAGCCTGCAGCAGCTGCGCACAATGGCGGACAGCGACGCGCTGACGGGGATGCTCAACCGCAAAGCCGCCGTCGAACGCATGGAAAGCTTTCTTGACGGAGAAGGAGCCAGCGGCATCCACGCCTTTTTTATCATCGACATCGATAATTTCAAGGAGATAAACGACCGCTTCGGGCATATCGAGGGAGACCGCGTCCTCACGGCGCTTGCCGGCGATATGCTCCATTTCTTCCGTGACTCTGACATCGTCGGAAGACTTGGCGGGGACGAGTTCATCGTGCTGCTTAAGGACGTCCGCTCACCGGAGACGGCGGCTGCAAAGGCCAGCGCCTTCTGCGAACACGCGAAGCGTATAAAAGAGCTCCACAAGCTCGAGTCGTACGTTTCCGTCAGCATCGGTGTATCCGTAGCCATGGACGGCGCGAAGGGCTTCCAGCTCCTATATCGCGAAGCGGACGAAGCTCTATATAAAGTGAAAGCTGACGGAAAAGGCGGCTGCGCCCTGTACGAGGACAAAAACGGCGCGAGCGCCTAG
- a CDS encoding DMT family transporter translates to MQAKRKKMLIGDLAVLLVALIWGATNVVIRDALGDITPFWFCALRFIIAWTAVMLIFGKRAMSMDLRAKAAGTFTGMVFICAYLAGAVGLLYTTAGNQSFIISMSVVFVPLSVWLFTRKFPGWHVAAAVVLCTAGMAGLVLDGDLSVNVGDLLSAGAMLFVTAYILLVQKFVTGSDPCGLACWQAFGGMILACAAAFLFEPIPARLSGAAWAAVIYAGTIGFALTLVLQTAAQKYTASTHVAILLSTSGIFGSAIGVIFIGEPMTWRIFIASALILAGVMAVEAIPALKKRAPTRQ, encoded by the coding sequence ATGCAGGCAAAAAGAAAAAAAATGCTGATAGGAGACCTCGCCGTTCTCTTGGTAGCCTTGATCTGGGGCGCTACAAATGTCGTCATCCGCGACGCGCTGGGAGACATAACCCCCTTCTGGTTCTGCGCGCTGCGCTTCATCATCGCCTGGACCGCCGTCATGCTCATCTTCGGCAAGAGGGCGATGTCGATGGACCTCCGCGCGAAAGCCGCCGGGACATTCACCGGCATGGTATTTATCTGCGCCTACCTCGCGGGAGCCGTGGGGCTGCTCTACACGACCGCTGGCAACCAATCCTTTATCATCTCCATGTCCGTCGTCTTCGTACCGCTTTCTGTCTGGCTATTCACAAGAAAGTTTCCCGGCTGGCACGTCGCCGCGGCCGTAGTTCTATGCACGGCCGGCATGGCGGGACTTGTACTTGACGGCGACCTTTCGGTCAATGTCGGAGACCTGCTCTCCGCCGGCGCGATGCTCTTCGTGACCGCCTACATCCTGCTCGTGCAGAAATTCGTCACCGGCTCGGACCCCTGCGGGCTTGCCTGCTGGCAGGCGTTCGGAGGCATGATCCTCGCTTGTGCCGCGGCATTCCTCTTTGAACCGATACCGGCGCGCCTCAGCGGCGCGGCATGGGCGGCTGTGATCTACGCGGGGACCATCGGCTTCGCGCTGACGCTCGTCCTCCAAACGGCCGCGCAAAAATACACCGCCTCGACTCATGTCGCGATACTCCTTTCGACCTCCGGCATCTTCGGCAGCGCCATCGGCGTCATCTTTATCGGCGAACCGATGACATGGCGCATCTTCATCGCCTCGGCACTGATATTGGCGGGAGTCATGGCGGTCGAGGCCATACCGGCGCTGAAAAAGCGTGCCCCGACCCGGCAATAA
- a CDS encoding S8 family serine peptidase: MKNKPFFAAALAAFLAIAVFSCGARAAQQPEYVEGEAIVVMKGTSSSLSGAKSAAARESMKARAAVSASKSGGSVIQLFSPIEESVSGAATSRASSASGGTLIVAHLRAAYGESTEDFIARLTKDPDVISAMPNYLMRRQALKTPNDPLWARQWGPAAAKAPEVWRHGTGTAETVVAVIDSGVIYDHPDLKDDMFVISRELADKMSAESGVISGDFAGSHGAWYHSEVHLGIPSKSYPAIPIGPSPTIPGEIGDIDGGTRETMSRIGDITGHGTHVAGIIGAAGNNETGIAGMNWNVKILPVNVFSYSILGDMAETSDLIRGIDFVLAAKRAGANIRVVNMSFGMWGLPKEMEGSAYDLKIKEMSDNGMLLALAAGNDGEDLDAPKKSWLTKGRRFYPACFKYENTISVGALKKEENGALSPDGSYTNYSVSGKWVDIFAPGTEILSTCRTGKLLGDIFNESGYTSISGTSMASPCVAGAAALLFSLDPSKSAREVKAMLLEGADGSIAKEGYSAYGALDLNGAWEKGFGGTPVTPVSPDIETSGDILPLLAELPEEISQVAGIFTDGQLVTTDEGLYLDFDIVDNALEGLGGREIEEISLLPVFTLADGEMTEGRLCAAAFELDGSDLAAGGTRADLAVFKIKPDGTRLEYKWAANESEYADGRYTILDEDGNAFNGSFDDAAKYTIVLFIKDNGTFDLDGNAGRIVDPTAIAVLKKENSGSGGSGGCAAAGGAASLLAVLIFAVPIVLRRKKESLAK, from the coding sequence ATGAAGAACAAACCTTTTTTTGCCGCCGCTCTGGCGGCGTTTCTGGCGATTGCGGTGTTTTCCTGCGGCGCGCGGGCCGCGCAGCAGCCCGAATATGTCGAGGGCGAAGCGATCGTCGTGATGAAGGGGACCTCGTCCTCCCTCTCCGGCGCTAAATCGGCCGCCGCGAGAGAAAGCATGAAGGCGCGCGCGGCCGTCTCCGCGTCGAAATCCGGCGGCAGCGTGATACAGCTCTTCAGCCCCATTGAAGAGAGCGTTTCGGGGGCGGCCACGTCACGCGCGAGTTCCGCCTCCGGCGGGACTCTCATCGTGGCGCACCTGCGCGCCGCCTATGGCGAAAGCACGGAAGATTTCATCGCGCGTTTAACGAAAGATCCCGACGTCATCAGCGCGATGCCCAACTATCTCATGCGCCGCCAGGCGCTGAAAACCCCAAACGACCCGCTGTGGGCGCGCCAGTGGGGACCGGCGGCGGCAAAGGCTCCCGAAGTGTGGCGCCACGGCACGGGAACGGCGGAGACGGTGGTCGCCGTCATCGATTCCGGCGTCATCTATGACCACCCTGACCTCAAGGACGACATGTTCGTCATCAGCAGGGAGCTTGCGGATAAGATGAGCGCGGAAAGCGGCGTCATCAGCGGCGACTTTGCCGGCAGCCACGGCGCGTGGTATCACAGCGAAGTCCATCTGGGAATCCCATCGAAGTCCTATCCGGCCATACCGATAGGGCCGTCTCCGACGATCCCCGGAGAGATCGGCGATATCGACGGCGGCACTCGTGAAACGATGAGCCGCATCGGCGACATCACGGGACACGGCACGCACGTTGCGGGCATCATCGGCGCGGCGGGAAACAACGAAACCGGTATCGCTGGGATGAACTGGAATGTGAAGATACTGCCGGTGAACGTCTTCTCTTACAGCATACTAGGCGATATGGCGGAGACGTCGGACCTCATACGAGGCATTGACTTCGTTCTCGCCGCGAAAAGAGCCGGCGCGAATATCCGCGTGGTAAACATGTCGTTCGGTATGTGGGGCCTCCCGAAGGAAATGGAAGGCAGCGCCTATGACCTTAAAATAAAGGAAATGAGCGACAACGGCATGTTGCTTGCTCTGGCCGCCGGCAATGACGGCGAAGACCTCGACGCGCCAAAGAAAAGCTGGTTAACGAAAGGCAGACGTTTCTATCCGGCCTGTTTCAAGTATGAGAATACGATTTCCGTGGGCGCGCTTAAAAAAGAGGAAAACGGCGCGCTGTCGCCGGACGGCTCGTACACAAACTACAGCGTGAGCGGCAAATGGGTGGACATCTTCGCCCCCGGCACCGAAATCCTCTCGACCTGCCGCACCGGCAAATTGCTCGGCGACATATTTAACGAATCCGGCTATACGTCAATAAGCGGCACCTCGATGGCCTCGCCGTGCGTCGCGGGCGCGGCGGCGCTGCTCTTCTCCCTCGACCCGTCAAAGAGCGCCCGGGAAGTGAAGGCGATGCTGCTTGAAGGGGCTGACGGCTCTATAGCGAAAGAGGGTTATTCTGCTTACGGCGCGCTCGACCTGAACGGCGCGTGGGAAAAGGGCTTCGGCGGCACGCCGGTGACGCCGGTATCGCCGGACATCGAGACCTCGGGCGACATCCTGCCGCTTCTCGCCGAGCTGCCGGAGGAGATCTCTCAAGTCGCGGGAATATTCACGGATGGGCAGCTCGTCACCACTGACGAAGGGCTTTATCTTGATTTTGACATCGTCGATAACGCTTTAGAAGGGCTCGGCGGCAGGGAGATAGAAGAGATATCGCTCCTTCCCGTCTTCACGCTCGCGGACGGCGAAATGACCGAGGGGCGGCTGTGCGCGGCGGCCTTCGAGCTTGACGGCTCTGATCTCGCCGCCGGAGGCACGCGCGCGGATCTCGCCGTTTTCAAAATAAAGCCGGACGGCACGCGGCTTGAATATAAATGGGCGGCGAACGAGAGCGAATACGCCGACGGCCGTTATACGATACTCGACGAAGATGGAAACGCCTTTAACGGCAGCTTTGACGACGCGGCGAAATATACGATCGTACTCTTCATCAAGGATAACGGAACCTTCGACCTCGACGGGAACGCGGGGCGTATCGTGGACCCGACGGCGATCGCGGTCTTAAAAAAAGAAAATAGCGGAAGCGGAGGGAGCGGAGGATGCGCCGCCGCGGGGGGAGCCGCGTCTCTGCTCGCGGTGCTGATATTTGCTGTTCCGATCGTCCTTCGCAGGAAAAAAGAGTCTTTAGCTAAATAA
- a CDS encoding FadR/GntR family transcriptional regulator: MNDKRRQVIEKLLEKINSGEVVSQDKLLPERRLAEVVGETRPVVREGLIALEAMGVLDIRDRQGIYLSSTEENEAKMMLHKVRGWPADMLSRVMEVRQIVEPPATAIAAVRRDEKDLTKMRECLRNLRELVEEGGEEAAQQSLIWNTAFHTVIVESAENAYLSRLYEGIHAVAEHSLSLMRIRTSPEKEGGRRSVYQDHLKLFERIEARDSAGAELCAEEHLRHSINAMVELGQIVPASDLFGQKLIGQARLL, translated from the coding sequence ATGAATGATAAGAGAAGGCAAGTAATAGAAAAATTATTGGAGAAGATAAACAGCGGCGAAGTCGTCTCGCAGGACAAGCTGCTGCCGGAGAGGCGGCTGGCCGAGGTGGTCGGGGAGACGCGCCCCGTCGTCCGCGAGGGGCTTATCGCCCTTGAGGCGATGGGAGTGCTCGATATTCGCGACCGGCAGGGAATATATTTGTCCTCAACCGAAGAGAACGAAGCGAAGATGATGCTCCACAAGGTTCGCGGCTGGCCGGCCGACATGCTTTCCCGGGTGATGGAGGTGCGCCAGATCGTCGAACCGCCGGCGACGGCGATCGCCGCCGTCCGGCGTGACGAAAAGGATCTCACAAAGATGCGCGAATGCCTTCGCAACCTCCGCGAGCTTGTGGAGGAGGGCGGAGAGGAGGCGGCACAGCAGAGTTTGATCTGGAATACCGCCTTTCACACGGTCATTGTGGAATCGGCCGAGAATGCCTATCTTTCGCGCCTTTACGAGGGAATACACGCGGTCGCCGAGCACAGCCTCTCGCTTATGAGGATCAGGACCTCTCCTGAGAAGGAGGGCGGCCGCCGCTCTGTCTATCAGGACCATCTGAAGCTTTTTGAGCGTATAGAGGCGCGTGATTCCGCCGGAGCCGAGCTATGCGCGGAGGAGCATCTTCGGCACTCCATCAACGCAATGGTGGAATTGGGGCAGATCGTACCGGCCTCCGATCTTTTTGGACAAAAGCTGATCGGACAGGCGCGCCTCTTATAG
- the mnmA gene encoding tRNA 2-thiouridine(34) synthase MnmA, giving the protein MENNKALIAMSGGVDSSVAAFLTKEAGFDCTGATMKLFSNEDIGIEGESRCCSLDDVEDARSVANRLGIPFFVFNFSDNFRREVIERFITAYKNGETPNPCIDCNRFLKFEKFFLRARELDIGHIVTGHYAVICYDGAARRWGLKKGADESKDQSYVLYSLTQEQLAHTLLPLGGMTKAEVRAVAEANGFINAKKRESQDICFVPDGDYASFIERYTGEPNLAGQFVDKEGRALGEHRGFVRYTIGQRRGLGLSLREPLYVCAKCAARNTVVLGKESELFSKSLTATGINLIACDRLTAPLRIRAKVRYKQREQWATAEQTGDDRLRIEFDEPQRAVTPGQAVVMYDGDAVVGGGTIE; this is encoded by the coding sequence TTGGAAAACAACAAAGCGCTGATCGCGATGAGCGGCGGAGTCGACAGCTCCGTCGCCGCCTTTTTAACGAAGGAGGCCGGCTTTGACTGTACCGGCGCGACGATGAAACTATTTTCCAACGAAGATATCGGCATCGAGGGCGAGAGCCGCTGTTGCTCGCTTGACGATGTGGAAGACGCGCGCAGCGTCGCGAACCGTCTGGGCATACCTTTTTTCGTCTTCAACTTTTCCGATAATTTTCGCCGCGAAGTGATAGAGCGCTTTATCACCGCCTATAAAAACGGTGAGACGCCCAATCCATGCATCGACTGCAACCGTTTCCTGAAGTTTGAAAAGTTCTTCCTGCGCGCGCGGGAGCTCGATATCGGCCATATCGTTACCGGACATTACGCCGTTATCTGCTACGACGGGGCCGCGCGGCGCTGGGGGCTGAAAAAGGGCGCGGACGAAAGCAAAGACCAGAGCTATGTCCTTTACTCGCTGACACAGGAACAGCTCGCGCACACGCTGCTGCCGCTCGGCGGGATGACGAAGGCCGAGGTGCGGGCCGTCGCGGAAGCCAACGGCTTTATCAACGCGAAGAAGCGCGAGAGCCAGGATATCTGTTTCGTCCCTGACGGCGATTACGCCTCCTTCATCGAGAGATATACCGGCGAACCGAACCTCGCCGGGCAATTCGTCGATAAAGAGGGACGCGCGCTCGGAGAACACAGAGGCTTCGTGCGTTACACGATCGGTCAACGCCGCGGACTCGGCCTCTCTCTGCGCGAACCGCTCTACGTCTGCGCGAAATGCGCGGCGCGCAACACCGTCGTCCTCGGAAAAGAGAGCGAACTCTTCTCCAAAAGCCTCACCGCCACAGGGATAAACCTTATCGCCTGCGACAGGCTGACCGCGCCGCTGCGTATAAGGGCGAAGGTCCGCTACAAGCAGCGCGAACAGTGGGCGACCGCCGAACAGACAGGCGACGACCGCCTGCGTATTGAATTCGACGAGCCGCAGCGCGCCGTGACCCCCGGCCAGGCCGTAGTCATGTACGACGGCGACGCCGTCGTAGGCGGCGGCACGATAGAATGA
- a CDS encoding cation-translocating P-type ATPase, producing the protein MAEITERYCGLSAAEVEERRGRYGRNVIAEEEGKNPLKKVLKFFSEPVFLLLIGAACLYFFLGEPRDGAVMLIFVAFMGAINIYQEWKTDRTLEALKSLSSPKVTAVRGGEVVTVPSEDLVPGDIIILSEGERISADGDVLENDGFGADESTLTGESEIVWKVCAPQGKAGRGWRTDRCYAGTNAVAGRAVVCVTETGAHTEYGKIGADVALAPDRPTPLEKQTRRLVRDCSVFSLLMLIFVVAATYYRGGGIIEAALSGVTIAMATIPEEFPVVLTVFLALGAWRLAKRNSLIRRIPSVETLGAVTVLCVDKTGTLTENRMSLKRFTPLCGTPVQKLTEVAVLASETNPYDPMERAIIDEAAKNGIDVKRLQGQRLLHEYPFSSESRMMCHIWAYRGKVLAAAKGSPENILKLCSLTPGERERAESEQRRLAEEGCRVLAVAYNDDMKDIPEEMEECSLNLAGLAAFIDPPRENVAESIRACGGAGVRVVMITGDNSVTAHRIAHEVGLGCGEKEHVMISGEELEKMDDEELAEKLGDVTIFSRILPREKMQIVRALRSRGEVVAMTGDGVNDAPALKYADIGIAMGGRGTEVAREAADMVLLDDDFSTIVSTIRDGRRIYDNIRKAMEYILVIHIPIALSALAAPLLALPVLLAPIHVVLLELIIDPTCSIIFERQPEERDIMERRPRPVGSPIITKGLLGKAVAQGLAIFAAAFGSYYLTLRNGDAEHARTFFLTVLVLANLFLVYVNRSDKDFAFAKGNAAIDKIAWLVNISVLFCLIVMSTLPQAAAATKLQPLSLADFITALLTAAAATFWWEGVKWFRRMEGQRQL; encoded by the coding sequence GTGGCGGAGATAACTGAAAGATACTGTGGATTGAGCGCCGCCGAAGTCGAAGAACGGCGCGGGCGATATGGCAGGAACGTGATCGCGGAGGAGGAGGGGAAAAACCCTCTTAAAAAGGTGCTCAAGTTTTTCTCGGAGCCTGTCTTTTTATTGCTCATCGGCGCGGCCTGCCTCTACTTTTTCCTGGGAGAGCCTCGCGACGGCGCCGTTATGCTCATCTTCGTGGCATTCATGGGCGCGATAAATATCTATCAGGAATGGAAGACGGACCGGACGCTGGAAGCGCTGAAATCTCTTTCATCTCCTAAGGTGACGGCGGTGCGCGGGGGCGAGGTCGTCACAGTCCCATCCGAAGACCTCGTTCCGGGCGACATTATCATTCTCTCGGAGGGAGAGCGGATCTCCGCTGACGGCGACGTGCTTGAAAACGACGGCTTCGGCGCTGACGAGTCGACGCTCACCGGCGAGTCGGAGATCGTCTGGAAGGTCTGCGCTCCCCAAGGAAAGGCCGGACGCGGCTGGCGCACCGACCGCTGCTATGCCGGAACAAACGCCGTGGCCGGACGCGCCGTCGTTTGCGTTACCGAGACCGGGGCACACACCGAATACGGAAAGATCGGAGCAGATGTCGCCCTGGCCCCCGACCGCCCGACTCCGCTTGAAAAACAGACACGCCGCCTCGTGCGCGATTGCTCCGTCTTCAGCCTTCTGATGCTGATATTCGTCGTCGCGGCCACATATTACAGGGGCGGCGGCATCATCGAGGCAGCGCTCTCGGGCGTCACGATCGCGATGGCGACGATTCCCGAGGAGTTCCCCGTCGTGCTCACGGTCTTTCTGGCGCTGGGCGCCTGGAGGCTCGCAAAACGCAACTCACTGATCCGGCGCATCCCCTCCGTGGAGACGCTCGGCGCGGTTACAGTGCTTTGCGTAGACAAGACGGGAACGCTGACAGAAAATCGTATGTCATTGAAAAGGTTCACGCCGCTCTGCGGCACGCCGGTGCAAAAGCTGACTGAGGTGGCGGTGCTGGCCTCCGAGACTAACCCCTACGACCCGATGGAGCGCGCGATCATAGACGAAGCCGCGAAAAACGGCATCGACGTCAAACGGCTTCAGGGACAGCGACTTCTTCATGAATATCCCTTTTCTTCGGAATCGCGCATGATGTGCCATATATGGGCTTACAGGGGAAAGGTATTGGCGGCGGCGAAGGGCTCCCCCGAAAACATTCTCAAACTGTGTTCCCTCACTCCGGGCGAGCGCGAACGGGCGGAGAGCGAACAGAGAAGGCTCGCGGAAGAGGGCTGCCGCGTACTGGCCGTGGCCTACAACGACGACATGAAGGATATCCCGGAAGAGATGGAAGAATGTTCCCTGAACCTCGCCGGGCTCGCCGCCTTTATAGACCCCCCGCGCGAAAACGTCGCGGAATCGATAAGGGCCTGCGGCGGCGCGGGCGTGCGCGTCGTGATGATAACGGGGGACAACAGCGTGACCGCGCACCGGATAGCGCACGAGGTCGGCCTCGGCTGCGGGGAAAAAGAACATGTTATGATAAGCGGCGAAGAGCTGGAAAAGATGGATGACGAAGAGCTGGCGGAAAAGCTGGGCGACGTGACGATCTTCTCGCGCATACTGCCGCGTGAAAAGATGCAGATAGTCAGGGCGCTGCGCTCGCGCGGCGAAGTGGTGGCAATGACGGGCGACGGCGTAAACGACGCCCCCGCTCTCAAATACGCGGATATAGGCATCGCGATGGGCGGCCGCGGCACCGAGGTGGCGCGCGAAGCGGCAGACATGGTGCTGCTTGACGACGATTTTTCGACTATCGTGAGCACAATCCGCGACGGGCGGCGCATCTACGACAACATCAGAAAGGCGATGGAATATATCCTCGTTATACACATCCCCATCGCGCTTTCGGCGCTGGCCGCGCCGCTGCTGGCCCTTCCCGTGCTGCTCGCACCGATCCACGTCGTTCTGCTTGAGCTGATAATCGACCCGACCTGTTCGATAATCTTCGAGCGCCAACCGGAAGAGAGGGACATCATGGAGCGGCGTCCCCGCCCCGTAGGCTCGCCGATCATCACCAAGGGATTGCTGGGCAAGGCGGTCGCGCAGGGACTTGCGATCTTCGCGGCGGCTTTCGGCTCCTACTACCTGACACTGCGCAACGGCGACGCGGAGCACGCGCGGACCTTCTTCCTGACAGTCCTCGTGCTCGCTAACCTGTTCCTCGTCTATGTGAACCGCTCCGATAAAGATTTCGCTTTCGCGAAGGGTAACGCGGCGATCGACAAAATCGCCTGGCTCGTCAACATCAGCGTGCTGTTCTGCCTCATCGTGATGTCGACGCTGCCGCAGGCCGCCGCCGCGACCAAGCTACAGCCGCTTTCGCTCGCCGATTTCATCACGGCGCTGCTTACGGCCGCCGCGGCCACCTTCTGGTGGGAGGGCGTCAAGTGGTTCAGGAGGATGGAAGGTCAGAGGCAGCTATAA
- a CDS encoding hydrolase, with protein MSDGVTREAAAGLLKKYNKEEFHLLHALTVEGVMRWYANDLGFADEADYWATIGLLHDVDFECFPDEHCKKAPELLREIGADEAMIKSICSHGYGLCTDIKPEHLMEKTLFAADELTGLIWAAALMRPSKSVSDMELKSLKKKYKDKKFAAGCSREVIAQGAEMLGWELDTLLEKTLEAMRSCEAEVTANLEKLK; from the coding sequence ATGAGTGACGGCGTTACAAGAGAAGCGGCCGCGGGGCTGCTTAAAAAATACAACAAAGAGGAGTTCCATCTGCTGCACGCGCTGACTGTGGAGGGCGTTATGAGATGGTACGCAAACGATCTCGGCTTTGCCGACGAAGCCGACTACTGGGCGACTATCGGGCTGCTTCACGACGTGGACTTTGAATGCTTCCCTGACGAGCACTGCAAAAAGGCGCCGGAACTGCTGCGCGAGATCGGCGCGGACGAGGCGATGATCAAATCGATATGCAGCCACGGCTACGGCCTCTGCACGGACATCAAGCCGGAACATTTGATGGAAAAAACACTCTTCGCCGCCGACGAACTGACGGGGCTCATCTGGGCCGCGGCGCTGATGCGTCCCTCAAAAAGCGTCTCCGACATGGAGCTCAAAAGCCTCAAGAAAAAATACAAAGATAAAAAATTCGCCGCCGGCTGCTCGCGCGAGGTGATCGCGCAGGGCGCGGAGATGCTGGGCTGGGAGCTTGACACGCTGCTTGAAAAGACGCTCGAGGCGATGCGCTCCTGCGAAGCCGAAGTGACCGCCAACCTGGAGAAATTGAAGTAG